The Setaria viridis chromosome 9, Setaria_viridis_v4.0, whole genome shotgun sequence sequence aaaatttagcctagatcacatcggatatttgatgctaattaggagtattaaatatagactaatgataaaaataattgataaatgagggctaattcacaatacgaatctattaagcctaattaattcatgattagcacatgtttactgtagcattacAAGTGCtaatcatggagtaattaggcttaatggattcataTCACGAATTAGctctcatttatgcaattatttttatcattagtaACATAGTActtttaattagcatcaaacatccgaggTGTCccaagctaaactttagccaacttggatccaaacacccccaaaaaaaagaagaaaatagcaTCCGTACATTAAGCATATCACTATCATGTTTGTAATAGAAAGATGCTATACTTTTTTGTCAGGAAAAATTTGCACCAAATTAAACAATTTATCAGGACAAATGTGCCAAATTAAAGATCACAGTACTCCCTTTTGTCTACTATTTCAATAATACAAGAATTCGACTTTGCATACTGATACAGTGTCGGTTAGATGATGGTAACACATTCTCGTTGCAACATCAGCAAACATTACTGTCTTGCAGACGACTATCTTGCACATCATACCCACCGCAGAAATCGAGCATGGTTTTCGTCGACGGATCGATCAACAACTCCTGGTCAGGAACAAGCCTGGAGCAAATCTTTCTTCGCTGGCATCACTGTCGTCTCTGCCTCCAGCATTTCCACGGTAGAAAATTCACCAGCTCTCACTCACAAAAGGCTCGAGCGTTCACGAAGCAACACGGCATGCACGTTTTTCTACGACGGCGAGGGCGGTGTGGAGACCACAGATctgtcgtcgtcggcgacgggGACGTACCCAACGGACCCAGGTACCGTCGCTGCCGTCCTCGTTGTCGGAACAAGGACAGGGTTGGCGCCTGCCTGGTGAGACTACTACTAGGACTAGAGGTGGCGGTCGAAGCAACGCTGCTGACCGCGGCGCAGAAAATTACGGCACCGAGCGACGCCGAgggtcgccggagttggtgACGACTCTTTCGGCTGCGCTTTCGGAACGCGATGCAACGGGTCCGGAGGAAGACTGGCGCGGAATCGCTTCAGCGCTGTCTGCTTCTATGAATGCAGCTTCAGTTCGAAGCTGCTGACTACTGCGACATGGGCCTAGGCTGACTGTGAATGGGAATGGAATCACTGTATCACCGAGTGAGAAACGAAGGCAGGAGCTCTGTCGAGCAATGCTACAGGTAGCCGGGTACTAACATTTTCTCAGAACTCAGATGAACATTGCAAAACTAACTTTATTGTTGGGGAATTTTTTCATGACTTGCAATCGTTTCTCGCCTCTTGAATATTATCGGTTTCTTTTGTGGATTTTTTTAAGATTTTCATATAAACAAATTTCATATGTGTTCCTTTTCCCAACTGGGTAttgatgtactccctccgttccaaattgtaagtcattctaactttcttgaagagtcaaaccattttatgtttgactaaaattataaataggatcacaaagatttatgACACTGAATAGAtatagtatgaaaatatatttaatgaagaaactaatggtacttatttgatatcatgaatattatgaatattagtactttattgtataaatttggtcaaacttgagatgctttgaccttccaagaaagttggaatgccttacaatttggaatggagggagtaagcaTTGATGGGACCAAAAGAAGAAAATGGAAGCAAAATGGAGATATTGTACCCGATGAGACATCATGTGCctgatctgaattctgaaccaATGGTGGCTGACAAGACGCAGGGGGTGGACATGGCACCTCGTGCAGCGACCACTCTGCTCGCCCCATGATTCCACACCGGTCATCGTCTATGTCTTTAGCTTAACCAACGAGATCAACGCCTCTCTGTTTGGTCTTCCACAGCTCTCAACTTTTGAAATTGAAATGGCACAACAGCCGCACCTATCGTCAGGTGCCTTTACATGTGATGGGAAAGAAACAGAAACAGCCGCAGCGTAGCAGCTAGTTCTGCTTATACACTGCATTTGATAGGAAAGAGGTCTGGGCAAGGACATACCTAGTCCTGAGCCAAAATCTGGCCCTACCTTCATCTTCAACAGGACAAGGTAAACAGTGAACAAAGCAACAAGTGCAGTGGCTGCCAAGTGATGTATCCTAGAAAACAAATATGCTAGTGACAATGAGACGATTTGCATGTTTTATCTTGGAGAAATAACAACAATGCTATATCTGTGACCTTTTCCTCATTACCAGCAATGCAAGGTATTTGATGAATTGTCTACCGCTATACCTAGAGTCCTAGAGATATGGTGCTGCTGGTGCACTGCCCACACATTGAAAAGTTGACAAATTGAATGGATACAGTTTTATCAATACTGATGGTAGGAAGCAATGAATAGTTTCCTTGAAACAAAATTTCTGGATAGAAATGATCCAGCTCAAATAATGTTACAACAATCTTGGGGTGTTAAAATCCATATGATCTGCACTTGGTCTTCCGAAAGGCGCACTGAAGCCATAAGTATCAAAAGCATCATTGCTGTCAGGGCCAGCTCCTCCCTCCAGCATTCCGAAACCTGCCATTGGAGTGGAAGCCCACGGTGCCGGCATCATGGTTTCAGAACCGACGACAGTCACCACGTTCTGTGACGTGTTTGCGCCAGGTCGCCTGTTTGTGGAACTGCTAGATCCTATCGTGGGTACCGACTGCTGATTCTTCTGTGGGGACTTGGGACGCAGGCTCTCGATTTCTGGAGTTGTCACCACGAGATGAGGAGCATCAGGAGGGGGGTTACGACCACCACCTCCCTGCCATACTTTTCCATCTCTGTCCGCGAAGTTCTTGATGTATGCCTACAAGGATGCAAGTTCTTAGCAGCAATTCATGGAGTAAATGTTCTTCAAACTCAAGACTTCATCTGTGTTCGGACCATACCTCTTTATTAAAGTTTGATGTAGACAAACCTTTACCAAGGGTAAGCCAACCCGGACGAATGTTATGGTCCTCGCCAAAGAGTTCAAGACGCCTCCTTCCAAGAGCAAAATGCTCAATGATCCTATACATGTCTTCAGGCTTTTTCGTTGAACCTGTATAATACATGAATATTACCAAGCTAGTGACGGTTTACCAATTTGCATGCCATCAATAATAAAATTGAAGTGAGTCAGCAATAAAAAGTGACAAGTATCAGATGACTGTATATAACAGTAACAGATAAGTTGAAGAACATATACATAAGATTGGATTCTTTCTGTGAACTCTCTAAGGGGGACCATGCTATAAAAAGGACAAGAAAAGGCAGCAAAGACGAGTTCTGCAAAAGTAATTATAACGGTTACATTGTTTTTTCACATTTATTTTCTCCCCCACCAATCTCCTTTGAGACAAAATGGATAAAAAGTAAGATGAACTACACGAACAAGATCAATTAGGGACAGAAGTCCACGTGCCCTCTGTATTATGGaggaaaaaattgcaaaagttACAGGGTCATCAAAAGTCATTCTAGATGTTTGCAGATAAATGGTATCAGGTAACCTGACTAGATGTTGGCAGGTCGAAAACTTGGTACCTATGCAGAATGACATTGAAAGGCAATTCACAtcataaacaaaacaaaatagaaaattCTGACATGAAAAAAGAGCATGCAAAATATGACAGGTGAAGAGAGTATTATTCACAAGGTACTAGAGGGCCATCTGATGAAAGATTGCGGCAAGGGCAATGCTACCACTTATTAGTTGGCAATTGGTAGTTAGGAAAGGGTGAACATGAAGCAATGAAGAATGCTACTGTGTATTATAAACGTTTATTAAGAATCAAATACCATCAGTAGGTTCCTCAGCTATTATTATGTCGGTGTCAATGTTTGCATGGATGATATGCCCGTCAGTGCTGCGCCGTACAGTTCCTTTTATGCCCATTAAGCAATGCTCCTGAATAAGGGGAAAACATATGCTTAAGAAGAAAGCCAGCTACAAGTGAGTTTATGAAGCCATTGAACATAGAGAATAGCTAACCTTTGAACGCTGGAACAGAGTATTAGAATCATGGCGCAGACCTGGTGTTGCATTTTTCTTGTTGGTTTTTACCCAACATACATCCTCACACCTACGGAATCCCCACTGCAGGAACAAATATCTCAGCACTATGCATCTCAATACTATTATTCACTAATTAAGCTAGAGTTTTCTtggactattttttttaaaagtaacCTAATCAGACACCCCTTCATCTTTATTATGTAAATAGGGCACAATTCCAACAGAAATTGCAGTGTTGTGCACAGACAAGAACTGGCTACAGTAGAATATGGAGTACAACACATTGTGAACAGCAGTGCAGCATGTTTCAGAGTGATGAAATCattaatgtaatattatttGAATAGCAATTCGATAGAACACCCCTTAGTATTTATGAAATAAATAGGCCCTTTTGTGAACGAAGCATGGGGTTTGGGTCAAAACAAGTAGCAGCTACAATAAATGAGATGAGTAAAGCACATATTGGGGAAAATGGAAAGAATGATTCAGAGCAGATTATAGGAGTCTGGATCTGGTCTTCTAGAAGTTGAAATCAATGCTAATGTCCCCAAAGAACAGGTCAACtgtgataaataaataaataacactTCAAAAAACATATGAAGAACTTCTGTCTCATTATTTGTACCCTAGGCAGAATTGTTTTAGAGAAATCTAGTAATTAGTAAAACATATACAAGTTACAGAAACAGCAATTTTGAAGATACCAAGTTATACAAAGAGCCAACTATATCCCACCTTCTTCAAACATTGTCTGCCCTGTTCAAGACCAACACCATCACCAACCCAAAGGAAGATAAATGAAGGCGTATCAGCTATGGCCTGTTGAATCAAATAACTGACTATCACATAACATCTCCACAAGAAAAGGACAAGCacccaaagaagaagaaaggctgTAATATTcactaaaaataaaattatgcaGTAATTCAAGATAGAGAATGACCTCGATTTTCAAATTCATAATCTCCTCAGCAGTCCAATACTCAATGTGATCTGTGATACCTGGAGCACGATGAACATATTCCTCCCACGGAGGATCCACAAGGATAACATCAAACTTTGTGCCCAAAAAATCTGGGGAAAGCACATGCTCCTTGAGGTCACACTTGTAGTACATTGGTGCCGAAGCTGAGTTAGAAACTATTTCATCTTTCCTCTGTATGAGTTCTCTTAGCTTAGGATAATCCTCCACTACACTTGTAAGCTCTAGTTCCCTAATGAAATTCTGAGGTCGCAAGCCAGTGTCAACAAAGTTCTGTGAATAATCATTCTGTTCACCCCTTGAAGGAGCTTTTCGAGCAGGTCCGCTATTCCTCTGTGGTGTCCAGCCTCCAGGAGGTTTATCATGCAGCATTTCATGACTTGGTGTAGCCACTGGGTTGAAACCTGGTACTGGAGCATCTGTTGGACCTCCCCTTCCCGTGTTTGTTTGATCTAATTGAATATTATGGTTTGGGCCAGCTCCCACACTAGGAGAGAACCCAGGTCCAGCTGCTAGAGGAGGCATGAGAAGATTGGGTGGAACAGCAAGCATATTCACATCCATACCCCTTGCTCCAGCCCAAACAAGAGGCCCTTGAAAAGGCGGCATGAAAATACCAGGTCCAAGAGGGCTTGGAGAATGGGACATGTTTGGGCCCATTGGTTGCATTGGGCCTGGTGGCAGACCAAGAGGTCCAAATGGAGGAGGTGGCATCATGGGCACCGGCCCTCCCATTCTCTGAGGGTCCCTTCCATTTGGCCTCCCTCTTACACCTCTATAAAGTTTACTGCCTTTTGATCCTTGCTGATCAATTGGAGAAGCCAAACTGCTGCTACCACTTTGACCAGCTACTGGTGTATCGGACGTCATTGGCCCCTTCAATCCTGCTCTCGCAGTTGGGGAATCAACAGAACCTTTACCAGTATTCTGATTCCTATTTTGAGCATCATCATAGTATCTCTCTTTCGAATCTTCTTCACTTCTATAATTCCTTTTGTCCTCTTCAGCAGGATCATTTGTTCCAGCTGTTAAATCCTGATGTGCAGCCATGCTTGTTCTTCTCCCAGAAACAGAGCCCTCCCTTCCAAAATCAAGATTCCTGTTAGGCCTTATTTCTATAGAATCAGAATTATCATATCGATTTCCATATGAAGAAGGGCCTTTGCTGCTCTCATATCTGCCCCTAGAATCTTTGCTGTATGCAGACCGGCCCTGGAAACTTCCACCATCTAACCTTTCAGGCCCATGACTCCATTCTGTAGTAGTGCCATAGTCATTTGTGCCTTTAGAATCTTCCCTTTGATGATTTCTCATGTACTCTCTAGATTCTTCAGATTCTTTGTTGCGCTCCCTCCCTCTGTGTGATATATAATCATCTCTAGGTTTCTCTTTCACGTTCATACTTTGTTCCCTGGCATTTCCACCATCATCCAAATATGGCAACTTACCTTTCGTTCCTAAATTGTCATTACTTCCATATGTATACTCAGCTTGGTGCCTTAGCTTCTCATCTTTCTCTTCCCGTTTGGCAGTCCTATGTTTATCATCTCTTTCACCGGATCCATCCCTGTAGTCTTGAGCCTCTCGTGCACTTTTGTGATTATTCTGACCAGAAGATGGCCTACCACTAGCTTGATCAGAACTTGCTTCATCAGCTCTTTCACTGGTGTAAGCGTCATCCAGTCCCCTCTTATAATGTTTCTCCTCTAGGTCTCGGTGCCATTGCTTCTCCCTACTCCCATCTATTCCCTCTGAGTGCCGTACATCCTTCTCCTCGTGTCTCCCATGATTGTATGGACCCTCAGCCTTGCTTCCACCTTCACTATGAGAAACATCGTGGCCAGAGGTTCTGGAGCCAGATCTTCTTGATGAGTCCGAATCATTctcatcttctcttcttctcctactGCTGTCCCCACCTCTATCCTTGTAGACATCAGATGATATCTCACTTTTCTCTTCAGGGCTTCGCCTTGGAACCTTGGACACCCGTGAATCCTTTCTTACATTGTAGTCTTCCTCATCGTCGCTGTAGGCCTGTCCTGAGCCTGAAACAGACTTCCTTCTAGGCTCGTACCTATTGGTAGAAGATCCCCGCCTAGCATCATCTGGATCCTCAACTCTATCTGCACAGCCATGCTTTCTCACCTTGCTTGACTGGCTCTTTCTGCCGTCAGCATCCTCTCGCTCATCGTCTTCCTTCCAACTGCCCATGGCATCAATGCTGTCCTCGACATCTCTCTTGCAACTCCTGCTAGATTCGGACCCCTCCATTGCAGAGTTCTTGTACTGTATATAGGCTTCCAGACTCAAAACTTATCTGAATTTGTCCATTTCGGCCCAATTAGACAAAATGAGCATCTCCCACCACAGAAGGAAACCTGAGATTTCACCTGAACAAATTAAAACTTTGCTATGTT is a genomic window containing:
- the LOC117838123 gene encoding uncharacterized protein — translated: MEGSESSRSCKRDVEDSIDAMGSWKEDDEREDADGRKSQSSKVRKHGCADRVEDPDDARRGSSTNRYEPRRKSVSGSGQAYSDDEEDYNVRKDSRVSKVPRRSPEEKSEISSDVYKDRGGDSSRRRREDENDSDSSRRSGSRTSGHDVSHSEGGSKAEGPYNHGRHEEKDVRHSEGIDGSREKQWHRDLEEKHYKRGLDDAYTSERADEASSDQASGRPSSGQNNHKSAREAQDYRDGSGERDDKHRTAKREEKDEKLRHQAEYTYGSNDNLGTKGKLPYLDDGGNAREQSMNVKEKPRDDYISHRGRERNKESEESREYMRNHQREDSKGTNDYGTTTEWSHGPERLDGGSFQGRSAYSKDSRGRYESSKGPSSYGNRYDNSDSIEIRPNRNLDFGREGSVSGRRTSMAAHQDLTAGTNDPAEEDKRNYRSEEDSKERYYDDAQNRNQNTGKGSVDSPTARAGLKGPMTSDTPVAGQSGSSSLASPIDQQGSKGSKLYRGVRGRPNGRDPQRMGGPVPMMPPPPFGPLGLPPGPMQPMGPNMSHSPSPLGPGIFMPPFQGPLVWAGARGMDVNMLAVPPNLLMPPLAAGPGFSPSVGAGPNHNIQLDQTNTGRGGPTDAPVPGFNPVATPSHEMLHDKPPGGWTPQRNSGPARKAPSRGEQNDYSQNFVDTGLRPQNFIRELELTSVVEDYPKLRELIQRKDEIVSNSASAPMYYKCDLKEHVLSPDFLGTKFDVILVDPPWEEYVHRAPGITDHIEYWTAEEIMNLKIEAIADTPSFIFLWVGDGVGLEQGRQCLKKWGFRRCEDVCWVKTNKKNATPGLRHDSNTLFQRSKEHCLMGIKGTVRRSTDGHIIHANIDTDIIIAEEPTDGSTKKPEDMYRIIEHFALGRRRLELFGEDHNIRPGWLTLGKGLSTSNFNKEAYIKNFADRDGKVWQGGGGRNPPPDAPHLVVTTPEIESLRPKSPQKNQQSVPTIGSSSSTNRRPGANTSQNVVTVVGSETMMPAPWASTPMAGFGMLEGGAGPDSNDAFDTYGFSAPFGRPSADHMDFNTPRLL